A genomic region of Echeneis naucrates chromosome 24, fEcheNa1.1, whole genome shotgun sequence contains the following coding sequences:
- the drc5 gene encoding dynein regulatory complex subunit 5: MIMRIRGTATMAKSPPAGSILKVPQDSRKARRIIAVDPDWCLDIVPCLSKLCLQSIVRNFQEKPIFKELTFIQRDFIQERLSPSLPLHVTANVISDGLYWKRCCEQKWDICDVSHYGHSWKRMFFERHMESMIELFIPDVTEPKTILNLIPLCKDYVKRLSISQLLPPIKEPQKQEEEYGSELASVNEYDGASMDHFNFSILLDKMTNLEELHLVYRVKQCGMNFDWKMFEMTDRDCESLSKALKSCKTLKCLRLCESNIEDQKCRLLVRYLLDHPSLRELDFSHNLIGDRGARAISKLLTRSKLEVLNMCDNNIRDPGAKAIAHALSENSSLLSLNLRLNRLRDEGGQAIGKALLNNHTLRHLHLGANEVTGPTAIALAKVLAQNNTLKSLNLSCNNLGENGGKALEEAMSHNTSITECDIRLSEVDEDVISLINQVVWTNQSLETKETSKINENQVYTNSYSE; this comes from the exons AGGATCCGAGGAACTGCAACAATGGCCAAGTCCCCTCCTGCAGGGTCCATCCTCAAGGTCCCCCAAGACTCGAGAAAGGCGAGGAGGATCATTGCTGTAGATCCAGACTGGTGTCTGGACATAGTGCCATGTCTGTCAAAGCTCTGTCTGCAAAGCATAGTGAGGAACTTTCAGG AAAAGCCCATATTTAAAGAACTTACCTTCATCCAGAGAGACTTCATTCAGGAAAGACTGTCTCCTTCACTGCCACTACATGTGACAGCCAACGTGATCAGTGATGGCCTCTACTGGAAGCGGTGCTGTGAGCAGAAGTGGGATATTTGTGATGTCTCACATTATGGCCACAGCTGGAAACGAATGTTCTTTGAGAGGCACATGGAGAGCATGATCGAGCTCTTTATTCCAGATGTAACAGAGCCAAAGACAATTTTAAACTTAATACCACTCTGTAAAGACTATGTCAAGAGGCTGAGTATCTCCCAGCTGTTGCCGCCCATCAAGGAGCCTCAGAAGCAGGAAGAGGAATATGGCTCAGAGTTGGCGAGTGTTAATGAGTATGATGGAGCCTCCATGGACCACTTTAACTTTAGCATCCTGCTTGAtaagatgacaaacctggaagAACTCCATTTGGTATATAGAGTCAAACAATGTGGTATGAACTTTGATTGGAAGATGTTTGAGATGACTGACCGAGATTGTGAGTCCCTCTCCAAGGCTCTTAAATCCTGCAAGACCTTGAAG TGTCTGAGGCTCTGTGAGAGCAACATTGAGGACCAAAAGTGCCGGCTGCTGGTGAGATACCTTTTGGACCACCCATCCCTGAGGGAGCTTGACTTTTCTCACAACCTGATTGGAGACAGAGGAGCCAGGGCTATCAGCAAACTGCTCACCAGGAGTAAACTGGAGGTCCTGAACATGTGTGATAATAACATTAGAGACCCAGGGGCCAAAGCTATAGCTCATGCCTTGTCCGAGAACTCTAGTCTTTTGTCCCTCAACCTGCGACTCAACCGCCTGAGAGATGAGGGAGGCCAGGCCATAGGAAAGGCCTTGCTGAACAACCACACCCTGCGCCACCTGCACCTAGGAGCCAATGAGGTGACAGGACCTACTGCCATTGCTCTGGCTAAAGTACTAGCTCAGAACAACACCCTGAAGAGCCTCAATCTTTCCTGTAACAACCTGGGTGAG AATGGTGGTAAAGCTCTGGAGGAGGCAATGTCTCACAACACCAGCATAACAGAATGTGACATCCGCCTGTCTGAAGTTGATGAAGATGTCATTTCCCTCATTAATCAGGTGGTTTGGACCAACCAGAGtttagaaacaaaagaaacaagcaaaataaatgaaaaccaagTCTACACCAATAGCTACTCTGAATAA